The Armatimonadota bacterium region AGTTTGAAAGCCTCGACCTAGAAGCAGTGAAGAAAGACCTGCGCGAGCTGATGACGCAATCGCAGGACTGGTGGCCCGCTGACTTCGGGCACTACGGGGGTCTGTTGATCCGCATGGCGTGGCACAGCGCGGGAACCTATCGCATCGGCGACGGGCGGGGCGGTGCAGGCAGTGGTCAGCAACGCTTTGCGCCTCTCAACAGCTGGCCCGATAACGCCAACCTGGACAAAGCACGTCGCCTGCTGTGGCCCATCAAACAGAAGTACGGCAGAAAAATCTCGTGGGCGGACCTGATGATTCTGGCTGGTAACGTGGCCATCGAATCGATGGGCGGAAAGGTCATCGGTTTCGGTGGTGGTCGCGAGGACTGGTGGGAACCCGATGAGAGCGTATACTGGGGACCCGAAGGTCAATGGCTGGAAGACAAGCGTCACACCGCTGAAGGCGACCTGCAAAACCCGCTGGCAGCGGTGCAGATGGGGCTGATCTATGTGAACCCTGAAGGACCAGGCGGTCAACCCGACCCGGTCGCTGCTGCCAAAGACATTCGCGAGACGTTCGGGCGGATGGGCATGAACGACGAGGAGACGGTCGCGCTCATCGCGGGTGGGCACACCTTTGGCAAGGCTCACGGCGCAGGACCTGCCTCGTACGTGGGTCCTGAACCTGAAGCCGCTCCGATCGAACAGCAGGGACTAGGCTGGAAGAGCAGCTTCGGTTCTGGTAAAGGACCCGACACCATTACCAGCGGTCTGGAGGTCACCTGGACAACTACCCCCACTCGTTGGAGCAGCAACTTCCTGGAGAACCTGTTCCAGTATGAGTGGGAGCTGACCAAGAGCCCGGCGGGAGCATGGCAGTGGGTCGCGAAGGATGCACCGGAGATTATTCCCGATGCGTACGACCCGAACAAGAAGCATCGTCCCACCATGCTGACCACCGACCTGGCGCTGCGCTTCGACCCTGTTTACGAAAAGATCGCCCGAAGGTTCCTGGAGAACCCGGACGAGTTTGCCGATGCTTTCGCGCGCGCCTGGTTCAAGCTCACCCACCGCGATATGGGACCGCGCACTCGCTATCTGGGACCGGACGTGCCGGATGAGGATTTCATCTGGCAAGACCCCATCCCGGCGGTAGACCATCCGCTGGTTGAAGAGCAAGACATCGCCGAGCTCAAGGCGAAAATCCTCGCCTCCGGGCTGTCCATCTCGGAACTGGTGTACACTGCCTGGTCGTCTGCCGCCACCTTCCGTGGCTCGGACAAGCGCGGCGGCGCAAACGGTGCACGTATCCGCCTTGCCCCCCAGAAGGATTGGGAAGTGAACATGCCCGAGCAGCTCCACAAGGTGCTGGGCGTGCTGGAGGGCATCCAGCGCGAGTTTAACGAGGCTCATGCCCACACCGACGGCAAAAAGGTGTCGCTGGCTGACCTCATCGTGCTGGGTGGCTGTGCAGCGGTGGAGCAGGCGGCGCGAAACGCCGGCTACGAGGTCACCGTACCCTTCACACCGGGACGCATGGATGCCTTGCAGGAACAGACCGACGTGGAGTCCTTCGCCGTGCTGGAGCCGATTTACGACGGCTTCCGCAACTACCTGAAGGAGCACTATAGCGTTCCTGCCGAGGTGCTGCTGGTAGATAAAGCGCAGCTCCTCACTCTCACCGCCCCTGAGATGACCGTGCTGGTAGGCGGTCTGAGAGTGCTCAACGCCAACTACGACCGGTCACCACACGGCGTGTTCACCAAGCGTCCCGAGACGCTCACCAACGATTTCTTCGTGAACCTGCTGGACATGAGCATCGAGTGGACGCCGGTGGACAAAGACGCCTACCTGTTCGAAGGGCGCGATCGCAAGACGGGTGAACTGCGCTGGACAGCCACGCGCGTCGACCTGATCTTCGGGCACAACGCACAGCTGCGTGCCATTGCGGAAGTGTACGCCTGTGAGGACGGCAAGCAGAAGTTTGTGCACGATTTCATCGCCGCGTGGAACAAGGTGATGAACCTGGACCGCTTCGACCTGAAGCGGAGACGCTAACAGACACTCCCAGAGGGCGGGGTCACGGTAGAGAATAGCCTCTTATCGTGACCCCGTTTTGCGATTTCAACACTTGCACTCGACGAAAGCCTGCACCTTCTGCTTGATGGTCTGTTCGCATCCCTCCACGCTGAGCACATCACATTCACTACCCAGAATGAAGGGGTGTCCAGCCTGACGCATCTTTTCCAGCAGCTCGCAGGCAAGCTGCTCTACCTGCTCGCGTGTGACCAGCTCATCGGAGTAGAACCGCTTGGAGGGCAGGTTGCCGTACAGTACGACATGCTTGGGAACCAGCCGTGCATCTTCCCACAGCACCCGCGAGCTGCCCAGGCTGAGAATGACCGGCTCGAGGGAGGCATACTGTTGCACCATTTCATCGGTCAGCTCGCCACAGCAGTGGAAGATAAGGTCTACCCCGCGCTCGTCCAGAAACGCCCGGATACGTCGGAGATAGCGCATGACCATTCGTTCGAAGATATCCGAGCCTTGCTCCATCTGCTTGGGAGAGATGTACACCTTATTCGCTGCGGGTTCGGCGATAAAGATGGCACGCGCTCCTGCCTCGATCTGCGCCTCCATCGAACGCAGAATGACCATGGTGGACAGGTCAAGGGTTAGCTCCACCGTCCGCACCTCCGGCTCTTCCTCTGCGGTGATACCCATCCCCGCCAAATAGATAGGTGCAATGGGGTCGGCGATGAGCTTGGTCATCAGAGAGAACGGTCCGATGGTCATGCCTATTGGTAGCAAGTCGGTGTGCTGGGCGATGTACGCTACCGACCCCGCCTGTGCCTGTATCCGCACATGGAGCGGCACCTCGTGTAGCTTGCGACGCACCGTCTCCACCATTTCGGGTGAAGGAGGCTCCGAGAAGTGGTAAGTGGGTATTTGCTGGGCAGGTATGTCCAGCAGCTCCAGCAAGGCGGTCTTCTCAATCATCAGGTCCATGTGGGGAACTGCCAGAGGCGTGCGGTAGCGGCGTGTTGCCTCTTCCACCACCTGCCCCAGCCGATATCCGTCTACCAGAATACCGGGCACATCTTCTTTTTCGTGTAGCACGAGGTCGGTACCGATGGGCATGCGCAGCCCACTTTGTGCCAGTTCCAGGTAAAATCTTCTCTCCATTGTCTGCTCCTACTCGTCTTGAATTGGAAAATACCAGATATAGACCGATCTGCCTCTACGCCAGCGGAACACCTGCCTCACGCATCCTCTGGTAGAGCAGCTCCTTCAAGCGAAGTTCGCGCACCTCACGCTCGTGTGCAGGTGCTTCGCCGGTCAACCGTAGGGTGACGGAAGCGGCGTCAAACGCGCTCACCCCGACCACCGGGTTCTCGACGCTTACCTCTCCCGCCGCGTCCTGCAGGATTTTCACTGCCGTCTGTACGTCTGCGCCGGACGAGACCCTCACCTCCACGCTAAGACGCACCCCTCCCTTGCGCGAGTGGTTGATGACCAGGTTCACATCACCATTAGCGATGACCACCATGCGTCCCTGCTCATCACGCAGGTGGGTGGTACGCATTCCCACTTCCTCCACCACGCCCGTAATGGCGCCGATGGTAACCACTTCCCCCACGGCGAACTGGTTCTCCGCGAGCAGGAAAAATCCTGAAATCATATCGCGCACCAGTCGCTGGGCACCGAAACCGATGGCTAACCCTGCCACTCCAGCCGTAGCCAGCAGGGGGGTGATGTCCATTCCGATGGCTCGCAATGCCATCAGTATAGCGACAATCAGCACCGTGTACTCCACGATGCTGCGCACCAGATTGCCCAGCGTGCGAATACGTGGTTTTTGCGTGGAGATGCGTTCCACGCTTTCCAGGCGGTTCACCAGCGCACGTCCTACACGGGCAATCAACCATCGCACGAACAGATACAACAGGATAATCTTCAGGAGCTGTGCTCCCGCATCGATGCTATGTTGCAAGCGCTCTTCCAGACGAAAGGTCTCCCACCATCTATGCATGTGACCACCCCTTACTCATAGGATACCATCCGAAGGGGACCTGCGCAAGGTCTGCCGTTGGGGCAAGGGAGGGGCATCGGCTGAGGCGAAAACGGAAACGGTAAAGGTACAATAATCATTGAAACTGGTGAACAGGTTGGGTAATCATGGAGGCTTTAGACGCACTGCGACGCGCGTTGTTCTCGCGAGAGGTGAGCGAAGAGGTTTTGCGAGGTCTGCTAACCCGATCTCGCGTTGTGCACGCAACCCGTGGGGAGGTGCTGTTCCTGCGCGGGGAACCCTGTCACGGATTGTACATCGTGCTAGAAGGCGCGGTGCGCGTGTACAACAGCAGTTCCAACGGGCGAGAACAGGTGATAGGGGTGGAACGTTCGGGATCTGTGATTGGTGAACTGCCTCTTTTCGATGGTGGAAACCAGCCCTATTCGGCAGAAGCCATGTCACCCAGTCGCCTGCTGTTTATCCCCCGCGACCACTTTTTGAGCGTGATACACGCACATCCCGAGATGATGCAAGCTGCTCTGCGCGCGCTCGCGATTCGAGTACGCCGGTTACTACACTTGGTGGAGGAACTTTCTCTGCATGAGGTGCCCGAGCGCGTTGCGCGCTACCTGCTCTCGCAGGCGAAAGAAAGAGGCGCGTGTTTCACCCTCGACTATACCCACGCCGAACTAGCTGCGCAGCTGGGTACCGTTCGTGAGGTGGTCACGCGCACTCTGAACCGCTTTCGTAAAGCAGGCTGGATTGCTGTGCAAAACGGACAAATTACCGTGATAGACTCCGAAGCACTGCAGGCGTTAGCCAGTAGTGGGGACTAACCGCCTACCTGCCCACTCGTGAATGCCTCGCGGTTGATACGGATGAAGTGCTGCCACTGGCTGGGCACGTCTGTCTCCGCAAAGATCGCACTGACAGGGCACTCCGGCTCGCACAGACCGCAGTCGATGCACTCGTCCGGGTTGATAAACAGCATGTCGTAGCTGGTGCCGTCGCTATCGGTGAAAACGCCCTCTTTGATGCAATCTACGGGGCAAACCGCTACGCACGCCTTGTCTTTCACACCAATACAGGGTTCGGCAATCACGTATGCCATCTCGATTCGTGACCTCCTTTGGGAAGTGAGTAAGGTGCTTCAGACACCGTATAGATTCTCTCCCGATCTGGGCAGAAGATGCCGTGATTTAAATCACACGTCGCTGGCAGGGGGGACATGGTGCTCGCTGTGAGGGCAGGCGATCCGCCTGCCCCAGGTTTTATCAACCCACCTGTCCGCTCGCGTAAGCTTCGCGGTTGATGCGGATGAAATGCTTATACTGGTCAGGAATGTCCGTCTCCGGGTAAATAGCGTTCACTGGACACTCCGGCTGGCACACTCCACAGTCGATGCATTCATCCGGGTTGATGAACATCATATCATAGGTGGTGCCGTCGGTGTCGGTAAACTGCCCCTCTTTGATGCAATCTACCGGACAAACCGATATACAGGCACCATCCTTCGTGCAGGCATCCACGATGACGTATGCCATTGTTCTTCGCAGAACCTCCTTACGAGAGTTCGGTGGTGTTTCCTCCACCACAAACGATTGTATCGTCTTGGTCGGGAAGATGCCGTGATTTAAGTCACAATCTTCAGTGTATCCACCGCACGATACCGTTGAGCACCAGCAGCACTGCGAAGGCGATACCCAGAGGCAGTAACGCGCCTATCGACGCCCATTTCGCGCTCTTTGTCTCGCGCCATATCGTCAGGATGGTGGTGGAACAGGGGTTGTGCAGCAGGGAGAAAAGCATCAGGCAAATCGCCGTCCACGTAGTCCAGCCGTGTTGGTCTACCAGTAAATGACGTAGCTCGCTTAGGTTTTCCAGCTCGGTCATCATGCCAGTGCCCATGTAGGTCATAATGATAGTGGGCACGACAATTTCGTTGGCAGGTATCGCAATGATATACGCCAACAGCACCACTCCATCCAGCCCGATAGCTCGCCCCACTGGGTCCAGCCATCTCGCTATCCAGTGGGAAAGGTTCTGTCCTTCTGCATGGATGTTGCCCAGCAGCCAGATGAGCCCTCCTGCGGGGGCTGCCATCACCACTGCTCGCCACAGCACCGTCAACGTGCGGTCTATCACGGAGGTATACAGCACCGCCAGAATGTTGGGCTTGCGGTAGGGAGGCAGCTCGAGCGTGAAGCTGCTGGCTTCGCCTTTCAGGATGGTGCGAGACAGCACGACGGAGACAAGGAAGGTCATCCACACTCCTACCAGTAACACAACGACCAGCGTGCCTGCTGCCACAGCCGCTGCAAAAGCCGGAGGAAACGACGCTGCCACAAAGAGCATGCTCATGGTGATGAGCAGGGGCCACCGCCCATTGCAGGGCATGAAGTTATTGGTCAGGATGGCAATCAGCCTCTCGCGCGGTGAATTGATGATGCGTGTTGCCACGACGCCCGCCGCATTGCACCCCAAGCCCATTGCCATCGTCAATGCCTGCTTGCCGTGTGCTCCCGCCTTCTGAAAGAACTTGTCCATGTTGAAAGCCACGCGCGGCAGATAGCCCATATCCTCCAGAATGGTAAAGATAGGAAAGAATATCGCCATCGGCGGTAACATGACCGAAACCACCCACGCCAGACCCCGGTATACCCCGTGCCATACGAAGCCGGTGAGCCACCACGGCACTCCCAGCGTGGTGAAGAGCGCACTGCCTTTGGCTTCTATCCAGAACAATCCGGCTGCGATGAACTCCGAAATCACGTTCGCTCCCTGAATAGTGACCCAGAAGACGCCCAATAACAGCAAACCCATCACGGGCAACCCCCACACCCGCGAGGTCAGAATCCTGTCCAGCTTTTGATCCCAATCCCAGCGACGTTCGTCCTTGCGGTGCACCACCTTGCGGGCAATAGTTTCCGCCTCCGCGTAGAGGGATTCCACCACCCGATCCCGGAAGGAGCCTTCCAGCCGTCTCTGCAGTGCCTCCGTTTGGGCAAGGATGGAAGGCGCATGTTGGCGAGCGTGTTCGATGTCGGCGTCACCAGCTTCAGGACGAGCCAAACGGAGCAGCTCGCCGCTCTCCAGAGACTGGCGCACGTTGTAGTCGCCGTCCAGCAGACGCATGGCGATCCAGCGCACGTTCGGCAGGTCAGGATAGACTTCATGGATGACTGGTGTGAGTTCGTCCAGTGCACGTTCTACCTTCTCGTCCGTTTTCACCCGCCGTGGGGAGGTGGTGATGGTGCCCGTTACCAGTTCCGCGACCGTCTGCATCAGCAGTCCCAGCCCCACGCCTTGTCTTGCAGCGGTAGGCACAACGGGCACGCCCAGTTCCCGTGAGAGCGCACGGTGGTCCACCTCGATGCCCTTGCGCTCTGCTTCGTCTATCAGATTCAGACACACTACCACCCGGTCGGTAATCTCCAGCACCTGCAGAACGAGGTTCAGATTGCGCTCCAGAATGGTGGCATCTACGACGACGATCACCGCATCAGGCTTGGCAAACAGCACAAAGTCCCGTGCAACCTCTTCATCCACCGAAGCGGAAAGCAGGGAGTAGGTTCCCGGCAGGTCTACGATTTTATACCGCTTGCCGTTGAACTCAAAAGCGCCCTCCATGCGCGTCACCGTCTTGCCGGTCCAGTTGCCGGTATGCTGGCGCAAGCCGGTCAGCGCGTTGAACACAGTGCTTTTACCCGTGTTCGGATTACCCATCAGCGCCAGCACGTAGTCGAACGAGTCCACACGCACGCCCATCCGCACCAGATGCTCACGCAAAGCGCACGATTCGCATCCCTGCACGTCCATCGCCCTCCGCATACCCTTCATGCCGCTCCCTCCTTGCGAGACGCCCCACCGTTCCTCTGCACCCAGATCCAGTCTGCCTGTTCGCGTCGCAGGGCTATCAGGCTATCGCGCACCCGATACGCCACCGGGTCACCGAACGCTGAGCGCATGACCACCTCAATCTGCGTGCCCGGTGTGATGCCCATGTCCAGGAACCGGCGGCGTGTTAAGCCCTGACAAGCATCATCGATGCGCAACACGGTTGCCTGCTCGCCGGGCTCCAACGACCCCAACCGCTCTCCTTGCGGGGCACGTATTTCAGGAGCTGCCTCGCGCACGGTGATATTGGCTGCCACGACGGGCGCCAGCACGTGTTCGTCGCTATCGCTTTCCAGCACAATGCGCGTCGCCGACCGCTCGATGACCGTGACCATCATGCCCGGGCACAACCCTTCTGCCACAATCTGAGCATACACATATGGAGGCTCGTCTTCCACGTGCACAATCTGCGCGGGCTTGCCCAGAGGAAACTCCACCAGCGACTGTCCCTCTATCTCTGGCATCTCACCGCTTGGAGAGGGAATGGGGTCTCCATGCGGGTCGACAACGGGGTGTCCCATGTACGCATCTAGCTGCTCCAGCTGCTGGGGCGTGAGTGTATGCTCCAGTCGGTGTGCCAGGTCGTGCACCTCATGCGGTGGTACAGAAGTTTCATCAGCGAGATAACGCTCAAAGAGGCGGTGTGCCCGTACGACCTGAATAGCCAGTCGGTGCCCATCCGGGGTGAGGTTCAAGCCTCCCGCTCCTGCCTGAAGCAGTCCTTGTTCTTCCATGCGTTGCACCAGCATCAGCGCCAGGCGCGTAGAGACCCCCAGTGACCCCGCCAGAGATTCTATCGATGCTGGTCGCCCTTCATGCTCTCGCTGGTGCAGATGCAACAGCGCATCTTCTATCGCCTCTCGTGAACGAAGCCAGCGTCGTTGCCTCCATCGTGTGACCACACCCCATTGCGGCGCAAACAGCACCAACAATAATACGAATAGTACCCAAATGTATCCGGTATGCAGCATGTTCATCACCTTTTTGAGAATCATTCCCAATAAGATTGTACCCGCAGGCACGTCACTTCTCAACGTAAATCTCATTTCCGAATATCCCCCTGCGCCTCCTGCCTCATGACTATCGTCATGCCGCGTCTGGTCGCGACAGGAGACAGCACACTGCGACACGTATTCTACAGCGGGTTGCTATCGAACGGACAGAGGAAAAGGAGGAGGGTTATCCATGCCATTACTTCATAGCACCATCCAGCACACTTCGGGTATTCCGCTTGGTGGAATCGGCACCGGTTCAGTGGAAATACGCCCAGATGGTCTGTTCCACGAGTGGCAGATATTCAACATGGGAGCGTGGTCTCCCCACTCTCCGGGCGGAGTGCGTACCGAAGAGATAGTTCACCCCGAGGACCTGGTTTTTGTGTTGCGCGTTGCGACTTCAGAGGGCAATGTGCAGATACGCTACCTCGCTCTGCGAGAGAGCCTGCACGACCTCTATTCGACAGGATGGGCGCGATCGGTGCAGGGCATCCAGTTCGAAGGTTCCTTCCCGCTGGCACGCTTGCAGTATCTGGACGCCTCGCTCCCCGTGCAGGTCATCGCGGAGGTTTTCTCGCCGTTTATTCCTCTGGACAGCCGTGCCTCGGGGACACCGGGTTTCTATGTACGCTTTCTGGTACAAAACCTCTCGGCAGAGCCGGTAACGGTTTCTCTCGCAGGCGTGATACGTAACATGGTTGGCATCGGACAAAAAGACAGGCAACCGCACAACCTGCTCCAGCCAGTGAGCGTGGGTACTGCGGTGCATCTGACAGCGACCTCCCTGCAGCCAGAACACCCTTCCAGCGGCGATATGACATTCGCCGCGTGTGGGGGGAAAATCAGCTACATTACCGGTGCGTATCGGGAGGAGTATCGCTCCCTGATGTTCTGGCAGAACCGCTTCGGTTTGAAGCCGGTGTCCATCTTGCGCCTTTTCCGTGAAGAGGGTGAACTGCCGAATCTCGCTCCAGAGACAGCTCCCACCCTGCCCGAAGACCTTCAGCTATCCCAGTTGTCATCGTCAGAGCATGATGCCCTCTTACAGAATCTACTTCAGCACCCACTTGTACACGGCAAGTATCGCAGTCTGAGCATCGTGGACCCGCAGCTGGTACACTCGGCGGAGTTTCTGGAGGAGATCGCGCTGCATCTGCGAGAACTACGCGAACGACAGGTAGAGTGGGGCTACGCTGCACTCTGTTCCACGCAGCAGATTGAGCCGGAGAGTGAAGGCGAAGCACTGTTCACCGTGAGCTGGTTCTTCCCGAACCACATCAGCCCTACCGGTGCAAACATCGGTCACCAGTACGCCTGCTGGTGCAGCAACTCGCTGCAGGTGGCAGAGTACCTGCTGAGCAACGCAGGCACCCTGCGCGAACGCACGCTGGATTTTGTGGATGTTCTTTACGATTCCACCCTTCCGGCGGAAGCCGCCGATGCTATCAGCGGGCAGCTTTCCACCCTGACCAAATGCGCCTGGTGGACGCGCGACGGGCATTTCGGAGTGTGGGAAGGACTGGGCTGCTGCGGCTTCCATACCACCGATATCACCTATCAAGGCTCCTTCCCCATCATCGCCCTTTTCCCCGAGCTGCAGAAGGTGCAAATGGAACACGGCGCGAAGTTCCAGCGTGCGGATGGACGTGTGCACCATTTCTTTACCCCCGACT contains the following coding sequences:
- the katG gene encoding catalase-peroxidase — protein: MSAQNKTDATSGAAHPGIETQRTNRDWWPHQLNLKVLHQNSPQANPMGEDFDYAKEFESLDLEAVKKDLRELMTQSQDWWPADFGHYGGLLIRMAWHSAGTYRIGDGRGGAGSGQQRFAPLNSWPDNANLDKARRLLWPIKQKYGRKISWADLMILAGNVAIESMGGKVIGFGGGREDWWEPDESVYWGPEGQWLEDKRHTAEGDLQNPLAAVQMGLIYVNPEGPGGQPDPVAAAKDIRETFGRMGMNDEETVALIAGGHTFGKAHGAGPASYVGPEPEAAPIEQQGLGWKSSFGSGKGPDTITSGLEVTWTTTPTRWSSNFLENLFQYEWELTKSPAGAWQWVAKDAPEIIPDAYDPNKKHRPTMLTTDLALRFDPVYEKIARRFLENPDEFADAFARAWFKLTHRDMGPRTRYLGPDVPDEDFIWQDPIPAVDHPLVEEQDIAELKAKILASGLSISELVYTAWSSAATFRGSDKRGGANGARIRLAPQKDWEVNMPEQLHKVLGVLEGIQREFNEAHAHTDGKKVSLADLIVLGGCAAVEQAARNAGYEVTVPFTPGRMDALQEQTDVESFAVLEPIYDGFRNYLKEHYSVPAEVLLVDKAQLLTLTAPEMTVLVGGLRVLNANYDRSPHGVFTKRPETLTNDFFVNLLDMSIEWTPVDKDAYLFEGRDRKTGELRWTATRVDLIFGHNAQLRAIAEVYACEDGKQKFVHDFIAAWNKVMNLDRFDLKRRR
- the ykuT gene encoding putative MscS family protein YkuT — encoded protein: MHRWWETFRLEERLQHSIDAGAQLLKIILLYLFVRWLIARVGRALVNRLESVERISTQKPRIRTLGNLVRSIVEYTVLIVAILMALRAIGMDITPLLATAGVAGLAIGFGAQRLVRDMISGFFLLAENQFAVGEVVTIGAITGVVEEVGMRTTHLRDEQGRMVVIANGDVNLVINHSRKGGVRLSVEVRVSSGADVQTAVKILQDAAGEVSVENPVVGVSAFDAASVTLRLTGEAPAHEREVRELRLKELLYQRMREAGVPLA
- a CDS encoding CRP family transcriptional regulator; protein product: MEALDALRRALFSREVSEEVLRGLLTRSRVVHATRGEVLFLRGEPCHGLYIVLEGAVRVYNSSSNGREQVIGVERSGSVIGELPLFDGGNQPYSAEAMSPSRLLFIPRDHFLSVIHAHPEMMQAALRALAIRVRRLLHLVEELSLHEVPERVARYLLSQAKERGACFTLDYTHAELAAQLGTVREVVTRTLNRFRKAGWIAVQNGQITVIDSEALQALASSGD
- a CDS encoding 4Fe-4S ferredoxin; its protein translation is MAYVIAEPCIGVKDKACVAVCPVDCIKEGVFTDSDGTSYDMLFINPDECIDCGLCEPECPVSAIFAETDVPSQWQHFIRINREAFTSGQVGG
- a CDS encoding 4Fe-4S ferredoxin: MAYVIVDACTKDGACISVCPVDCIKEGQFTDTDGTTYDMMFINPDECIDCGVCQPECPVNAIYPETDIPDQYKHFIRINREAYASGQVG
- the feoB gene encoding ferrous iron transport protein B, which translates into the protein MKGMRRAMDVQGCESCALREHLVRMGVRVDSFDYVLALMGNPNTGKSTVFNALTGLRQHTGNWTGKTVTRMEGAFEFNGKRYKIVDLPGTYSLLSASVDEEVARDFVLFAKPDAVIVVVDATILERNLNLVLQVLEITDRVVVCLNLIDEAERKGIEVDHRALSRELGVPVVPTAARQGVGLGLLMQTVAELVTGTITTSPRRVKTDEKVERALDELTPVIHEVYPDLPNVRWIAMRLLDGDYNVRQSLESGELLRLARPEAGDADIEHARQHAPSILAQTEALQRRLEGSFRDRVVESLYAEAETIARKVVHRKDERRWDWDQKLDRILTSRVWGLPVMGLLLLGVFWVTIQGANVISEFIAAGLFWIEAKGSALFTTLGVPWWLTGFVWHGVYRGLAWVVSVMLPPMAIFFPIFTILEDMGYLPRVAFNMDKFFQKAGAHGKQALTMAMGLGCNAAGVVATRIINSPRERLIAILTNNFMPCNGRWPLLITMSMLFVAASFPPAFAAAVAAGTLVVVLLVGVWMTFLVSVVLSRTILKGEASSFTLELPPYRKPNILAVLYTSVIDRTLTVLWRAVVMAAPAGGLIWLLGNIHAEGQNLSHWIARWLDPVGRAIGLDGVVLLAYIIAIPANEIVVPTIIMTYMGTGMMTELENLSELRHLLVDQHGWTTWTAICLMLFSLLHNPCSTTILTIWRETKSAKWASIGALLPLGIAFAVLLVLNGIVRWIH